The DNA sequence ATCAACCCACACAAGCTTATTACCCGTCTGACCGCGAACAGGAAGCGGGAAAGTTCGAGGCAGAGGACGATAGGCAGGCAGTACGTCGCTTGTTTCTCTTGATGCAGCAAGTCGTTTCGGACCTTGCGCCTAACTTCCAAGTTATTGTTTGTGATCACGCGAACCTCGATGAGGACTGGTTCCAGGAAGCTGTGGGTGACAATAATTTCAGGGGCGTGCGGCTAATTCCCGACTCTTGGATCTCGGACAGCAGCGCCAACTAGTCTGGTCGCTATGGGGTTCGCAGCGAGAGAAGGCGAGGCAGCACAGCTTCGCGGGTACTCACGATCCGCTAAATCTGTGTGCCCAGATCACCTCGACGACACAGTACTTAAGAAACGAGTCAACGAGTACGCGACTGAACCAACGTGCAGCTATTGCGATAAAACTGGCACAGACGATAACCCGATAGCGGCCATATTTGACAACTTCATGGATTGCTTCATGGTTGGAGTCCACCATCGATTCGCACGCGCGAACGATGAGGCGGTGTCGTTCGAGGACGGCGAGTACATTGGCGCGACGACTTACGATTCATACGAGGTAGCAGAAGAAATATTCGGTATGGCGCTGAACGACTACATCGATGAAGCCGATGCTGAACTGCTCGACGACATCCAGGCTGTAATGTGTAACGACGCATGGGTTCGCGGAGACTGGCAATCGCTGTCAGAGGACCAGCGGCTTTCTTATAACTGGGATGCATTCAAAGACCTGGTCAAATATCAGACGCGATTCCTATTCATCCGCTGGGCCAAGCGTCACCCGTACGATCCAGACGAGATGTCACCCTTAGAGTTCTTCGAGGCACTTGTAAGCCTGCTCGTGGGACTTCCGGAGGCGATTTCCTCTATCGATGGGCCAATGTATCGGGGGAGAATGTTCCCGAGCGAACCCGATATTAACGAGCATTCGGCCGCCACGCTTGGACCAGCCCCGGCGGTGCTCTCAAGGGCGAATAGAATGAGCCCCGCGGGTATTTCCATGTTCTACGGATCGAGCGACGCCGAGACGGCGATAGCGGAGATTGGCGCACACAGCACAGACTCCTGGGCTGTAGTCGGCGAGTTCCGAGCAGCCCGAGAACTCCGAGTCGTCGATCTATCAAACCTTCCCGACCTCCCAAGTATCTTCGAACCGGGAGAAGATGCTCGGACGCGCTACGACCGCATCGCATTCTTACGCAGCTTCGTCGACGATCTCACATTGCCCGTTGTGCTCGACGGGCGCGAGCATATCGATTACGTCCCCACGCAGATCTTCACCGAGTACCTACGTTACGCATTTCCTGCGCGAATCGACGGTCTGGTGTTCCCCAGCGCCCAGAGTACCGGCAGGAACTTCGTGATCTTTTATGGCCCGGAGTTCTGTTCGGCACCAGACAAAGTAGGGCAAGATACGCGACTTATCCTAGATCCCAGAACTATCCAAAAGCACCGTGTTACAACGGTGATCAAGGGCAGCTGACCGCAGAAGTTCTTCGGAGCGGTATCGGACGCGGTAGCGATCGAACCACCCGAGTCCAGCACCAGGCTCACGCAGTCGGCGAGGGCGACCAACGACTTGGGGTGTGCCTCTTGCCTGTGGCCCTCATAGCCCAATTGGCAGAGGCAGCGGACTTGCCAGGCCGTGCGTCTGTCGGCTCACGATAAGTCGCCACCCTGAACCTGTGACTGGAGGTCCGACGTTTCGCCGCCGAGGCTTTCTTCAAACCAACGCATTAGCGCCCCTCGCACGATGTGCTCGAAAACCCAAAGATACATGGGCAATTCGCTACTCGGCCACGCTCCACCGCTTGCAAAGTAAGCTATCCCGAACGGCTTTTCACACGGACGGTTTGAGGTCTCCAACACCATCGGCGGCAGGTTCATAACGCTTGGAAATGGCTCACCACCGTGTAAGCGCCTAGAGCGGTAGCTGTACACGAGCTGCAGGTGTGCCTTGAGCTCGGCCCACTCCAGTTGGAAATGTTCTTCGCAGCGGTTCTCGGGCGGTCCTGGGTCGAACGTCGTCATGAAGTTCACGAACCTGCTGGTGCTGCCAATGAGTTTGGCGAGCTGGATCGCGATTCCCTCCAATAGGTCCGGTTGTCCAGCGAGCAGTTTCCCAATCTTTGGATAGATACGGCGTAGCGACTCAACAGGATCGGATTCTTGGCCCCGCCAGTAGGTGGCGGCTACCTCCGCGGCAGAAACCAACTGCAGCCAGGCGAGTTCCGGGTCGGTGTCAGCTACCCACAGCGCGAGTTGGTACTGGCGTGCGGCACGTGTCAGTACGATCGACTCCTCAGCGCTCAGTCGGGGCAGCCGCCGAATCGGCTCGTCGATAGTGGCAAGAAGTCGCTGTGTCCTTGCTTTGTCGGGAAGTACCGGGCGCCTTGATGGCTGCCAGGCGGGCCTAACGTGATCCCATCCAATTGGCCGTCCGGCTGGGTCCTCGCCATTCTTGAACTCCCGGGTGAGGCCACCCGACCAGACTCGCACGCCGAGGAATAGCGACAACACAGCTGCGAACTCGCCGTCGAGTGTCAAACCCAGCCAATCATCCGTTTCTGATTGAGCCGGTGTCGGGCGGTTGAAGTCCTGTGGCGGAAGATGCAGCGAGTGGCGAAGCACCAACGCCTCGCCAATATCGCCCTCACGCATGGAAATCACATTGATGATTTTGTTTGGGCCCACGTCCTCGATCATCAAGCTGCCGGTGAAGTTTGCATCCGAATAGAGCATCGCTTCCGCAGCATGGACAAACGCATCTGGCGGCATCTCCACGCCAGCCTCCCAGCCTTTCCAATTCTGCCACCATAGGGCGCCCGACGATTCATTCTGATGGTCAGCAGATACGCCACTCATGGCCGTCAGCTTGCCAGGCTGCCAGTAGCAGGGTGTAGAGAAGTCAAGTCGCGTGTCTCCGACGGTGCCACCATAAGAGATACAGGCTTACGCGTACAGAATCTTCGCGGCCACGTGCCAGTACCCGAACCTGTGAGTGTGGGCTGCTGCAAGCTGACCCGCGCGCCGATTCGAATCCCACTACGTAACTTGGTCGTTGTAGGGGCGGGTTCTCGACGCCGGTCGGGTGCCAATGGGCTTTCGTAACTGAGTACAGATGTCGGCATTGGGGCCCTGATTCGCTGGCGATTAGAGCGGGGACTAACGGCAAGTTCATGCGGAGACTGCTGAGCAAGGCGGCGGGCGAGGTGCCGCCCGACCGTCACCAGTGCCTGCTCGGCAGCGAATTCGGCCCGATGCCGCTGAGCCGCGCCCGGCGTGAACCAGAGTCCTATACGTGCCGGTCGCGTTGACCGGAGACCACAGCTGCGAGCCTCTCTAGGCGTCGCATCACGCTACACGTCCGTTCTGTACCGCAGTCCATACCGCAGTGCTATCAAGACCATCATGCGCCGACCACCGTTCAGGTCCACATATGTCCAGCTAGTGCCTAGATTTCCGGATCGAACAAACGACTCTCAATCCGACCAACGCAAAACTGTGCGGATTACAAGTCCGCTGCCTCTGCCAATTGGGCTATGGGGGCCGCAGGCAAAAGGGTATTCGATGCCCGGACGACACCGTCACAGACGCCGGTAGCGTGGACTGATCACCCGCCCCATCGAGGAGCACCATGCCCGTCACACTGATCGATCCCGATGGGCTTCCCCAGCCTGGTCTCTACCAACAGGTGGCGGTGGCCAGCGGGACGCGCCTGGTGTTCATCGCCGGCCAGGTGGCGCGCACCGCGGACGGCGCCGCCGTGGGCGACGGCGATCTGGCGGCCCAGGTCGAGCAGTGTTACCTCAACCTCGGCACCGCATTGACCGCCGCCGGCGCCACGTTCGACGATGTCGCGAAACTGACTGTCTACCTTGTTGATTGGACTCCGGACAAGATGGAACCGTTCATGCAAGGCGCCACAAGGGCTTTCGAAGCCATGGGCATCCCCGCCCCGACTCCACCGCTGACCGGTATCGGCGTCGCCGCCTTGGCGGAACCCGATCTCCTGGTGGAGATCGAGGCCACCGCCGTCATCGCCTGATCGACCAGTAGTCGCTCAGAGGCGGGCACACATCCTCAGCCCCAGCCCGCCGGCCCAGCCCAACCACCCGAAAACCGATTAGTTGTTGCTGTTCGGGCAGGACAGCGTCAGGAACACCGTGGTGCTGGGCGGCGGGTTGGCACCCTTGTATCCGTCCACCGAGGTGATCCGGCATGCCGACAGCACGCTGTTGCCCGAGTAGTTGCCACCGTTGTTGATCTGCACCAGATAGCCCTGGCTCTGCAGCGCCAACATGGCGTCGGCGGCATTCTGGTTCTGGTTGAACGCCTTCGGCGGCATGTTGATGACGCCCTTCTCGGTGGGCGACACCGCCGGCGCCGAGCTGCTCGTCGACGACGGAGCCGGTTCCTTGTCCTTGTTCGAAGAGCACCCCACCGCAGCGCCACCGACGGCGACCAACGTCGCACCTCCTGCGACGACGGTGATCAATCGGGTCCAACCGGTGCCACTCATCTCGTCCCCTCATTCTGCTCACGCCACTCGGCGTGATGCTGCGAAAACGTTAACCACAGCCGACCGTCCGGTATTTCGTAATCGCCATCTGTTCACCTGCGCCACACAGCACGACACCCCGGGGATGAGCGTCCCGGGGTGTCGTGAGCCAGCGATCTAGGCGGCCACCGCCTCCTTCTGCGCCACCGCAGCACCATCGTCGGAATCATCGAGCATGGTCAGCTCGTCGAACGGATCACGGCCCGCCAGCACCTCGTTCACCTTGTTCATGTCCACCGTCTTGGTCCACGACCCGACCAACAGGGTGGCCACCGCATTACCGGAGAAGTTGGTCACCGCACGCGCCTCGGACATGAACCGGTCGATCCCGACGATCAGGCCAACCCCGTCGAGCAACTCCGGGCGGTGCGCCTGCAGGCCGCCGGCCAGCGTGGCCAGCCCGGCACCGCTGACGCCGGCCGCACCCTTGGACGCCACGATCATGAACACCAGCAGGCTGATCTGCTGCCCGATCGACAGCGGGTCGCCCAGCGCGTCGGCGATGAACAGCGAGGCCATGGTCAGGTAGATCGCGGTGCCGTCGAGGTTGAACGAATACCCGGTCGGCACAACCACTCCCACGGTGCTCTGCTGCACGCCCAGGTGCTCCATCTTGGCGATCAGCCGCGGCAGCGCGGACTCCGAGGACGATGTCGCGAAGATCAGCAGGTACTCGCGGGCCAGGTAGCGCACCAGCTTGAAGATCGACACCCCGGACACCGTGCGCAGCAGCGCACCGAGCACACCGAAGACGAACACCACACAGGTCAGGTAGAACCCGAACATCAGCGTCAGCAGGTTGGTCACCGCGCTCCAGCCGGTCTGGCCCACCACGTTGGCGATCGCACCGAAGGCACCGATCGGAGCCAGCCACAACACCATCGCCAGGATCTTGAACACCAGCCGCTGCACATGCTCCACCCCGCGCAGGATCGGCTCACCCTTGGCTCCCATGGCCTGCAACGCGAACCCGACCAGCAGCGCCACGAACAACGCCTGCAGCACATTGCCTTCGGTCAGCGAGGAGAACAGGGACGTCGGGATGATGTGCTGGATGAAGTCCATCAGGCCACCGGACTCGTGGGCCTTCTCGGCCAGCTGCGCGCCCTTGGCCGCCGCGGACTCCGAGAGCTTCAGGCTGCCACCGGGGTGCAGCAGATTGCCGACCACCAGTCCGATCGCCAGCGCAATGGTGGACATCGCCATGAAGTAGAGGAAGGCCAGCCCGCCGACCTTGCCGACCGTGGCGGCCTTGCGCACCGAGCCGATGCCCAGCACGATCGTGCAGAAGATCACCGGTGTGATCATCATCTTGATCAGGCTGACGAACATGGTGCCCAGCACGCCGACGTTCTTGCCGAACTCCGGGGCGACCAGGCCGACGATCACGCCACCGATCACGGCGACGATGACGGCCAGGTACAGCCAATGGGTACGGTCAAGGCGCTTCTTGGGCGCCGGCTTGTCGCCGCTGGGGCGATCCAAAACCGTCGTCATAGTCGGTTTCCTTCCAGTTCACGATCCGGTGGTCTGTAAGGATGGTCACAACTCGCGTGAGGCAGGTCACGCTTTAGTTCATTAAGTACAGCGGCGGAGGTGTGCAATGGCGGTACTGCCCCGCTCGCTGGCAGGCCAAGCCTTCGCGCTGCAGGCCGCGGTGATCGCGCTGGTGGTGCTGGCCGGCAGCGCGCTGGCCCTCTACGACGCCAAGCGCGACGGCGACCGCTCCGCCCGCGAACAGGTGACCGCCATCGCCGTTGCCCTGGCCGACGCGCCGTCCACCGCCCAGGCCATCGAAAACCGAAACGCGACAGAGGTTTTGCAACCGGTGACCGAAGCGGTGCGCAAGGGCACCAACATCGCCTTCATCACGATCATGGCGCCCGACCGCACCCGGTTCACCCACACCAACCCCGCCATGATCGGCGGCAAGTACATCGGCAACATCGAACCCGCCATGCGCGGTGCGACGTTCACCGAGGTCTACACCGGCACCCTGGGCCCGTCGATCCGCACCGTCGCCCCGGTGCGCGACGGCAGCGGTCAGGTCATCGGGCTGGTCGCCGCCGGCATCACCGAACAGAGCCTGGCGGCCCGCTGGCGCGCCCAATGGCCGGCCATCGTCGGGATGGGCGTTGGCGCCCTTGCCCTTTCGTTCGTCGGCGTCTGGGCGATCCGGCGCCGTATCCTGCGCCAGACCCATGGCCTGGCGCCCGACGAACTGCGGGTCATGTACGACCACCACGATGCGATCCTGCACTCGGTCTCCGAGGGTCTGATCGTGCTCGACCACGACCGGGTGGCCCTGGTCAACGACGAGGCCCGCAGGCTGCTGAGCCTGCCGGCCGGACCCATTCAGCGGGCCGACCTGCCGGAGTTCCTGCGCGGCAACGACCCCGGTGTGCGTGACGAAGTCCGGGTCACCGAAGACCGGGTGCTGGTGGTCAACCGCTCGGCGGTCAGCGCGTCGGACTCCGAGGTGGTGACGATCCGCGACCGCACCGAACTGCAGGGCGCCCTGGGCGAACTCAGCGCACTGCAGATGTTCAGCGACTCGCTGCGCGCCCAGGCCCACGAGTCGGCCAACAAGCTGCACACCGTCATCACGCTGGTCGAGATGGGGCGCCCGGAAGAAGCGGTCAAGTTCGCCACCAAAGAGCTTGCGCTGTCCCAGCAACTGGTGGACCGGCTCTCGCAGGCCGTCGGCGAACCCGCCCTGATGGCGCTGCTGCTCGGCAAGACCGCCGAGGCCGACGAGCGCGGTATCGCCCTGACCATCACCGAGGACACCCACCTGCCCGCCGGGGCCGACGACCTGATCCTCAGCCCGCAGGAACTCGTCACCGTCTTGGGCAACCTGATCGACAACGCGATGGACGCCTGCGACCGCGACGACCCCTGGGTCGAGGTCACCGTCACCCAGGACGAAGACCGGCTGCTGATCGCGGTCGCCGACAGCGGGCCCGGGATGGACGCCGACACCTTCGACCGAGCCATGCGGCGCGGATACTCCACCAAGGCCGACAAGGGGGCCGACAGCGGGGCCGACACGCCCGCCGGCCACCAGGGCCTGGGGCTGGCGTTGATCGCGCAGATCGTGACACGCCACGGCGGCACCCTGACCGCCGACATCACCTACGCGTCGGTGGTGACCGTGGCGATCACGAAGGCGCGCGAGCAGGCGAGCGAACGGGCGCGCCGATGATCACCGTGCTGATCGTCGAGGACGAACCGCTGATCGCCGAGGCGCACCGCACCTATCTGGAGCGGTTACCGGGCTTTTCGCTGGCTGGAGTGGCAGCAACGGCTCGTGACGCCATGCGCATCGCCTCCGACGCCTCGGCGACCCCGATCCCGATCGACCTGGTGCTGCTGGACCTGGGGTTGCCCGACACCAGCGGCATCACGCTGGCCTCGGCGCTGTCGGGCCTTCGTCCGGCGCCCGACATCATCGCGATCACTTCCGAACGCGACCTGGAAATGGTGCGTGCAGCGGTTTCCCATGGCGCATTGGCGTATCTGCTGAAGCCTTTCACTTTTGCAGCATTTCGTGACCGACTGGAACGATATAGCCGTTATCGCAACGCTCTGCCGGCCGGCACCGAAGCCGCCAGCCAAGCCGAAGTCGACCGCGCTCTCGCAGAATTACGCAGCACCGACAAATCGGTGGCACCGAAAGGTGTCGCGCCAGCAACGAATGATGAAATCGCCCGCACCGTTCGTGACCGGGCCGGCGCCGGCGTCACCTCCGACGACGTCGCCAAACAGGTTGGGGTGTCTCGCGTGACCGCATGGCGCTACCTGGAACGATTGGCCGACGAGGGCACCGTCATCCGGCAGACCGAGTACGGCAGGACAGGGCGGCCGAGCACGCGTTATCTTTGGCGCTGAGCGTGGCAAATCCAACTGCTTGACCACACAACAATATGAATATATTTCTGCTATTTTTCCCGACCTGAGCGGAAATAATGCAGAGGCTGTATATCCGTAAGCCCGAGAAATGTGGCGAAGGAGTTGTCGAGATGACTGATGTCAGCGCTGC is a window from the Mycolicibacterium anyangense genome containing:
- a CDS encoding response regulator: MITVLIVEDEPLIAEAHRTYLERLPGFSLAGVAATARDAMRIASDASATPIPIDLVLLDLGLPDTSGITLASALSGLRPAPDIIAITSERDLEMVRAAVSHGALAYLLKPFTFAAFRDRLERYSRYRNALPAGTEAASQAEVDRALAELRSTDKSVAPKGVAPATNDEIARTVRDRAGAGVTSDDVAKQVGVSRVTAWRYLERLADEGTVIRQTEYGRTGRPSTRYLWR
- a CDS encoding HEPN-associated N-terminal domain-containing protein; amino-acid sequence: MGFAAREGEAAQLRGYSRSAKSVCPDHLDDTVLKKRVNEYATEPTCSYCDKTGTDDNPIAAIFDNFMDCFMVGVHHRFARANDEAVSFEDGEYIGATTYDSYEVAEEIFGMALNDYIDEADAELLDDIQAVMCNDAWVRGDWQSLSEDQRLSYNWDAFKDLVKYQTRFLFIRWAKRHPYDPDEMSPLEFFEALVSLLVGLPEAISSIDGPMYRGRMFPSEPDINEHSAATLGPAPAVLSRANRMSPAGISMFYGSSDAETAIAEIGAHSTDSWAVVGEFRAARELRVVDLSNLPDLPSIFEPGEDARTRYDRIAFLRSFVDDLTLPVVLDGREHIDYVPTQIFTEYLRYAFPARIDGLVFPSAQSTGRNFVIFYGPEFCSAPDKVGQDTRLILDPRTIQKHRVTTVIKGS
- a CDS encoding sensor histidine kinase, whose product is MAVLPRSLAGQAFALQAAVIALVVLAGSALALYDAKRDGDRSAREQVTAIAVALADAPSTAQAIENRNATEVLQPVTEAVRKGTNIAFITIMAPDRTRFTHTNPAMIGGKYIGNIEPAMRGATFTEVYTGTLGPSIRTVAPVRDGSGQVIGLVAAGITEQSLAARWRAQWPAIVGMGVGALALSFVGVWAIRRRILRQTHGLAPDELRVMYDHHDAILHSVSEGLIVLDHDRVALVNDEARRLLSLPAGPIQRADLPEFLRGNDPGVRDEVRVTEDRVLVVNRSAVSASDSEVVTIRDRTELQGALGELSALQMFSDSLRAQAHESANKLHTVITLVEMGRPEEAVKFATKELALSQQLVDRLSQAVGEPALMALLLGKTAEADERGIALTITEDTHLPAGADDLILSPQELVTVLGNLIDNAMDACDRDDPWVEVTVTQDEDRLLIAVADSGPGMDADTFDRAMRRGYSTKADKGADSGADTPAGHQGLGLALIAQIVTRHGGTLTADITYASVVTVAITKAREQASERARR
- a CDS encoding cation:dicarboxylate symporter family transporter, whose protein sequence is MTTVLDRPSGDKPAPKKRLDRTHWLYLAVIVAVIGGVIVGLVAPEFGKNVGVLGTMFVSLIKMMITPVIFCTIVLGIGSVRKAATVGKVGGLAFLYFMAMSTIALAIGLVVGNLLHPGGSLKLSESAAAKGAQLAEKAHESGGLMDFIQHIIPTSLFSSLTEGNVLQALFVALLVGFALQAMGAKGEPILRGVEHVQRLVFKILAMVLWLAPIGAFGAIANVVGQTGWSAVTNLLTLMFGFYLTCVVFVFGVLGALLRTVSGVSIFKLVRYLAREYLLIFATSSSESALPRLIAKMEHLGVQQSTVGVVVPTGYSFNLDGTAIYLTMASLFIADALGDPLSIGQQISLLVFMIVASKGAAGVSGAGLATLAGGLQAHRPELLDGVGLIVGIDRFMSEARAVTNFSGNAVATLLVGSWTKTVDMNKVNEVLAGRDPFDELTMLDDSDDGAAVAQKEAVAA
- a CDS encoding RidA family protein, translated to MPVTLIDPDGLPQPGLYQQVAVASGTRLVFIAGQVARTADGAAVGDGDLAAQVEQCYLNLGTALTAAGATFDDVAKLTVYLVDWTPDKMEPFMQGATRAFEAMGIPAPTPPLTGIGVAALAEPDLLVEIEATAVIA